Proteins encoded within one genomic window of Saccharopolyspora pogona:
- a CDS encoding radical SAM protein: MHELIAAPFLDHYLLMRPGRQEGMKIPFRRYHELRTATVDQPCPSWLVDAVQRAWGLDLAHRQADAVLVRPPSLYGYARASYELNLGCNYNCAFCYLGEKKFEGLDWHGRERLLHVIRDAGVVWLQLTGGEPLIDPLFREVYGLAYALGMMLTISSNGSRLHDPRILNLITRYRPYRIVVSIYGATEETYDKVTRRRGTFRQFRRGLAAAHETGLSLRFNVVVIDENAHELDAMRALADEFGGDHHVYSNISPTIHGGPESLTSQSTEHLRVRKPFTGCNAGVTHFHADPFGLASICKVGRDEQVDLVAEGVEGLSKLPPIADKLMVRTGGCSGCALQGSCGVCRPLAKRYQEAKAPLASYCQHGRR; this comes from the coding sequence GTGCACGAACTCATTGCCGCGCCGTTTCTTGATCATTATCTACTGATGCGGCCGGGCAGGCAGGAGGGGATGAAGATCCCGTTTCGCCGGTACCACGAGCTTCGGACGGCGACCGTCGACCAGCCCTGTCCCTCGTGGCTGGTCGACGCCGTCCAGCGGGCGTGGGGGCTAGATCTTGCCCACCGCCAGGCGGACGCGGTACTCGTCCGGCCGCCATCGCTGTACGGATACGCCCGCGCTTCCTACGAATTGAACCTCGGGTGTAACTACAATTGCGCGTTCTGCTACCTCGGCGAGAAGAAGTTCGAAGGTCTGGACTGGCACGGCCGGGAACGACTCCTCCACGTCATCCGGGACGCCGGGGTCGTGTGGCTTCAGCTCACCGGAGGCGAACCGCTGATCGATCCGCTGTTCCGAGAGGTCTACGGGCTCGCCTACGCGCTCGGAATGATGCTGACGATCAGCTCGAACGGTTCCAGGCTGCACGATCCGCGAATTCTGAACCTGATCACCCGGTACCGGCCGTACCGAATCGTCGTCAGCATCTACGGTGCCACGGAAGAGACCTACGACAAGGTAACCCGGCGGCGCGGCACGTTCCGACAGTTCCGGCGCGGGCTCGCCGCCGCGCACGAAACGGGTTTGTCCCTGCGGTTCAACGTGGTTGTGATCGATGAGAACGCGCATGAGCTCGACGCGATGCGGGCGCTTGCGGACGAGTTCGGCGGCGATCACCACGTCTACAGCAACATCTCGCCGACGATCCACGGTGGACCTGAGAGCCTGACGTCGCAGTCAACGGAGCACCTTCGCGTCCGTAAGCCGTTCACCGGCTGCAACGCCGGGGTGACCCACTTTCACGCCGACCCGTTCGGGCTCGCGTCCATCTGCAAGGTCGGCCGAGACGAACAGGTCGATCTCGTGGCCGAAGGCGTCGAAGGACTGTCGAAGCTTCCGCCGATCGCGGACAAGCTCATGGTTCGTACCGGCGGGTGTTCGGGGTGCGCCCTGCAAGGCTCCTGCGGGGTCTGTAGGCCACTCGCGAAGCGCTACCAGGAGGCAAAAGCGCCCCTGGCTAGCTACTGCCAGCACGGGAGGAGGTGA